CATGCCGGCAAACTGGTCTTGGCTTTGGAGCAGATGGTCTCTGGTATAAAGACTCTGGCCGAGTCAAAACCAGGCGACAATCTGGAGGCGGTGGAACAGCGGCTGGCCCAGGCCCAGGAGGCCTTGCTGGCCGTATTGGAGGCCCAGCGCAACGAACAGCGCCAGGCGGGCAATGAGCGCCGCCTCAGGCAGGCCGAGGAGAACAACGACCGGGGCGTAATGCTTTATTACCGCCGGGAGCTTTCCGGGGCCGAAGCCCAGTTCAAAAAAGCCATAGACATCCGTCCGGATTTTTACGAAGCATTCAACAATCTTGGCCTGGCCTTAAGCGATCAAGGCCGGCGCGAGGAAGCGGTGGCCGCCTTCAAAAAAGCGGTGGAGCTCTCTCCCGAAGCCCCTGAGGCCTATAACAACCTGGGCTGCCTTTACAAGGGAAAAAAGGATTACCAGCAGGCGGTGGAGTATTTCAACCAGGCCATCGCCCGGCAGGCCGATTATTCGCTAGCCTATCTGAACCTGGGAACGGCCTACGAGGAGATGGAAAAATTCGACCTGGCCATCAAGTCCTGGGAAAAGGTGCTGGCGGTTCAGCCCACCAACGACGAAGCCCGGCGCAAAGTATCCATTTACCGGGCCAAACGGACATAAGAATGGATGAGGCCTTAAAAAAAATAGAACAGGCTCTGGAGTCGGAACGAACGGCCAGCCGGCTCAAGGAACTTCTGCCGCAGTCCAAGGAGGCTGCCAAGTCGCCTGAGCAGGCCATGGGGATCATTCATTACGCCAAGGCTCCGGCCGAGCCGGCCATCCAAAACCAGCCGGAGGTCCAGGTGGAAGCTCCCCGCCGCTTTGAGCCGCCGCCGGAAATCGATCCGGCAGCCAAAATAGGCGTGGGCGCCCGGGAGTTCACTCTAGATGAGCTGGGAACTGATTCCCAGCCCAATAAAGACCCCCTGATGGGCCAGATATTAAAATCCTCCACCTTCAGGGAGATGACTTTGGATGATCTGGAAACTCCGGACGAAGAAGGAAAATAATTTTTTCTCTTATCATGAGCTCAGATGCCGATGTAAAAGACTGGGGAATTTATAAGGTAAGGTAAGCAATTTACTTTTGATCGTAGCAAACATTTTATTTGAAAACATAGCTTGACTTCTTCCGCCGTTTATACTACACTATTACCGGGAACCAACAAGAACTTAACCCAAAAACAAAAGGAGAAACGGAAATGAAAAAGTCACTATTTTGCATCGTTGCAATTCTTTTCTTTGTGACGGGTCTAAATGCTTCCTCCTCAAAGATTGCAGATTACACTTACAAAATAGAAATGGAATTAATACCCGCGAGACCTAAAATAGGTCAAGTTATTAATGTAAAATGGAAAGTAAGCGGCGACAAAAGCGCTACGAACGCCTACGCTTCCATTAACACATTTGGCGCTCCGGCGGAAATAGTGGAAATAGTTTCACCCCTTAAAGGCAACGGCACCGTAGATAATGAAAACAAGGGGATTAAGTTTAGCATAACCAAAGGGGAGGTAAAAACATTTGAAGCAAGTATTATAATACATTCTGCCCCGCATGCTTTATTATATAATAAAGCTAAAAGCGTTGGTTTTTCACTCGGCGTTCTTTCATATGACAAAATTAACGGCAAAGGTATTGGCGTTTGCGCAGACCCAAGGAAACAGCTATATCTCATTGATAAAGCTACTGGCCAATTAGGCACATTATCTGATTGGGACGAAATGGTCAATGGGCCACTCAAATTACGTAAAATATTTTGGAAATATAATCATATAGACGGTGAATGGTTAAATGTGCCAGACCAGAGTTTTGAAATAACCAACAGACAAATTGCCGCCAATATGAAAACATTAGAACCAGCACTCACCGATTCTGAAGCATTGTGCCTTCACGCAGATAACATAAAGCTAATAGTCAATGCTGTGGGGGACCCCAAAGCCACGGATGATGAAAGAATAAAAATTCTCTTAAGCAAAGGTTGGTTAAAGGCTCAAAGGGAAGGATCCAGCGTAAAAGAGAAATGGTTTATAAATTTTATAAAAAGCAATAATGGTAAATGGGATAGGAGTAGTACAGACCCCCAATTTTTTCGTGATGATGTTAATAATGGTGCTATTGTTTGCAATAGTAGTGGGGGGGATGGTTCTAAACTTTCGACGACGTTCGTAGGTTATTGGAAATATCAAGATCATATATATGATCTTGATAAATTGCAATTTGCATACAACGTGAAGCCGGTTAAGAATGCTGAGGTTGGTATAAGGGCCTATTGGTCTGGTCAAGGCGCAATATGGGTTGGCTGGGGGACGACTGGTGATGATGGTTCTTTTACTATCTCAACCGAGCTAATACCAAGTGGGGCTACAAGCGTTAGGGCATATCCCATTCTTTTCACGTGGGGGCCAGATCGTTTTAGTGAACTGCTTAAAGTGTCAGACCCAGTTTCCCTTTTCAGTACTTGGCGCAGTCCGCGGGATACAACAATATGGTTTGAGCCCCGTAGTGATAGTCCTTTAGCAAATGTACTTGCACCGGGTGGTCTTTGTGATTTCGGCATTTGCTGGCCAGAAACAACTACGAGCGTTCGTCATCAACCCAAAAGTGGTGCAGTTAATATTTATTCTACTTTGTATGAAGCCAGAAATTTCAATTCACCTGCACCCGATAGAGAATTGCGCGTATTTTGGGAGCCGGGATACGACAGCACTACACATTACAAATGGACTCCGGAACATATTTTTGTAAATGGTGACACCGCCATGATCTCTGCTGGTGGTTCTGACGAATGGGATGATGATGTCATTCTTCACGAATACGGACATTTTTTAAACGATTATTATGCATATATTGACCAATCCAAGTTCGATAAAATTGCTCCTGTACATGATTGGTGGACAAACGATGTTATATATACAACAACGGCTTATGTTGAAGGCTGGGCAAATTATTGGTCAAGCCGTTGTCGTGTTGGTTCCGGTTTTGATACCCTGATAATAAATACATTAGGCGGCCTATCGGTTCTTTACGACCAATCAGACTATAAAAACATTGAAAATCCTTGGGACTACAGGGGTAATTCAGTTTATACCTTCCAGCCAGGGCCTTTCTGTGAAGGCTCTCTGTCCGGTATTTTGTGGGATATTTATGATGGGTTTGACGAAATACCGTATCCCAATGATAGCCTTTTTGCGGATTCACTTTCGCTTGGTACGGGCTATATTTGGGATATTTTTGATAATTATCATGCTTATGACACATGCCATAGCTATTCAATAGGCAGTTTTTTAAGAGGCTGGAAAAATCCTCCGGCTCACCCCGCCGAAAGCTATGAGCATTATGACGGCATGGAAAGTATTTTAGCCCATCACGGGGTGGATATTCCATTGAGACCTAAGTCGCTTACAAGCACATGCGATTCGGCCTATCCCTGGTCTTCGGCGTTATCTTGGAAGCCGGGTTCTTCGGGCGGCGCTAAATCAGCCCCATCCAAATCAAGCGCCGTGGGTTATAATATTTACCGGTATGATTCATTGGTCACGCACTACTATAAAATCAATGCTAACTTGGTTACAGACACAAATTACGCCGACAATACCGTACAAGAAAACACCACCTATTTTTACCGTATCACGGCGGTTGATTCCGCCGACGAGGAAAGCTTCTATTCAAACACTTCCGCTGTTAGAATACCTCATATACAGTTTCTCACAAAAGTTCCGTATGCCACCGGGTATAATAATAACGCCAAATTAATTTACGATCCCGTTAATTCAAATATGCATTTGATTTACCAAGGCCCCTATGTTGTCTCAACTTCTGATTATAATTTATTTTACACCAACTCTACGGATGCCGGCCATTCTTGGGCTGTTGATACTGCCATAGGTTGCGGCCGCAATCCGGTTATAGACCTTGACACTTCCGGCCATCCTTGCGTTGCCTGGGGCGGCGGCGCTGGCCCCATAAGTTTTGTTCGCAAAACGTCACCTTGGCTGCCAATTGTGTTGCCGCAGGTTTGCACAATTTCGCGCGTAAGTATGGCAATAGACCATACCGACACTGCTTTTGTGTGTTATGCAGGTTATAACCTTCCGGTAAACGAGGAAACTGACGAAGGTGAAATACAGTTGGTTAAGTTCCCTGTTGTTAACGCAACGGTTGCTGTTGTAGAAACGTTGGCCCTTTCAGGCAAAACCCCAATGTTGGCCATTGATGACAGCAATAACGTCCATTTAGTATATGTAGCTGCGTATGAAATATATTATCTTGCCCGAATTGCTGGCGTTTGGGGAACGCCCATCAATCTTTCCCAATCATCCCTTGTTGCCCAGCATCCTATGATTAATGTTTATGGCGATAAGTTGAGCGTTACCTGGGAAGAAAACAACGGCGGCCAATACGATATCTATAACAGGATATTGATCATTTCGGCCAACACTTGGACGACCGCCGAAAATATAAGCAATAATACCTCAAATTCTATTAACCCTGTTACTACAATGGCTGGCTATGCTTATTGGGCCGATGATTCCAGCGGCACATATCAAATATATCGCAAGAGATATATTGACGGCGCGGGCTGGCCAGACAGCACCAAGCAAAGAATAACTACTGATGACAGCCTTTGCAACTACCCCCAGGCAACGTTTAGCCAAACAATAGATACGACCAAAGCATTTGTAATATGGACACAAAACGAGGCTATTCCTTTTAAAGTCAGGTTTGACAAGTCTGTCGTTCAACCCGTAGCTAAAATTTATATTGACGGAGGACAGGTGCTTGCTTCGCCCTTCAACATCAGCCGGGACGGCTACAAAGTATTCGGTCCGGCATCATATCAAAGCATTGATTACGGCGCAGAAGAAGTGGCTTACAAGTTTGACAATCTAAACAGCAATAAAGACTACAAAGTATCCGTAACCTATTATTTTGAAAATGTTGAAAGCAATGCCAAAGGCCAGTCTAACAAACCCATCTGGCATGAACAGCTAAAAGTAGACAAACAGACCGTAGCCACCACCAAGGTCAAAGCCGGCCAGCCCACTACTGTTGAAGTTTTGGTGCCGCGGCAATGGTATGCCAAAGATGGGAGCATTGTATTGACGGTTAAAAACATCAATGGCAAATATGCTATGGCTACCGATGTCAAATTGTATGAGTTCAGCAAGCCAACTTCTACTGAAAAGACTGATGGCGGAACCCAAACCGCTTTTACCGCTCCCGTAACATTGCCGTTGATTAACCAATTATGCCAAAATGCGCCGAATCCCTTTGGCAGCCAGCCGACCACTATTCAGTATGCGGTAACCAAGCCGGGGAATGTAAGCCTTAAGGTTTACAATATTTCCGGGCAGTTGGTAAAAACTTTGGTGAACGAAAGTAAGCAGCCTGGGTATTACAATGTAAGCTGGAACGGCAAGGACGAAGCCGGAAAGCAAGCAGCTTCTGGCGTTTATTTCTACCGCATCCAGGCCAATGGGTTTGACAACACCAAGAAGCTGGTGGTACTGAAATAACATTGAACCCATTATTCCCAAAAGGCCAAAGCAAAATGCTTTGGCCTTTTAAAGACAGGTTTTTAAAATCTGTCTTTTTTTATTCCTCTTATTTGTTTTCGGTTGATTTGCCCGGCATTATTTCTTTTCTACCGTCAATCCCGGAATATTGATCTTGGTAATGGCTGTGTCCGTGGCCATGGCAACGATGTAGTTCCGGGGCTTCAACAGGCGTTGGGCGGACTGCAGCAGATCTTCCTTGGTGACCTTTTGAATGGCTTCCAGGTCCTTGATTACCTGATCGGGGCTTAAGCCGTAAAGTTCGGCCCCTAATATTTGTCCGGCGATCTGTTCGTTGGTTTCGTAACGGAAAGGATAGCTGCCCCGGAAATAGGCTTTGGCCTCCAGCAATTCCTGGTCCGAAACCGGCTCTTTTTGGATCCGCTCTATTTCCAGCAGCATGGTTTTAAGGGCGGTATCGGCGGTCTGGCATTTGGTCTGAACGGTAAAAGCATAGGGACCGTAGTCCAGCCGGGGGGAAAAGTAAGAATCAACGTCGTACGCCAGGCCCTGCTGCACCCTGATTTTGGTAAAGAGACGGGAAACAAAACCTCCGCCGCCCAGGATGTAGTTCATCAGCCGGGCCGCCTGATAATCGGGATCGAGGCGCTTGGGGCCCAGAAAGCCCAGCACCACATAGGCCTGGCTGATGGGCCGATGGATCATCTGCAGGCCGGGCCGATTGATTTTGGGAATCTGATCAAAAATTACGGGCGGAACTTCCGCTTTTAGCCAGTTTTTGGTCAGTTTTTTTAAAAGCTCCGAAATCTTGGCCGGTTTGATATCCCCCACTACGGCGATCACTGTATTGTTGGGAACGAAATATTTCCCGTGGAAAGAAACGATGTCGGAAGCCCCGATCCTAGCCAGAGCCGCCTCCTGGCCATAGACCGGACGGCTGTAGGGATGGCCTCGGTACAGCAGGGAATCGAAGGCCTGGCGGCCGATGGTCTCAGGCTGGTCCCGGTCGTCCTGGATATTGGATAATAGCTGGTTGCGAAGCCGTTCCACCTCAGCCGAGTCCACCTTGGGGTTCTGCAGCAGATCCATGAATACCGGCAAAACCTGCCCCAGATCCCGGCTCAAAAAGGCCAGCGAAAAATATGAGGCGTCGTAATCACAACTGTTTTCGTATACCGCCCCCATCCAATCGAACATCTGGGCTATGTCCTGGGCGGTCCTGATCTTGGTCCCCTTGTCAAGGATCTCGGCAGTAAAGTTGGCTAGGCCCGGCAGTTCCCCAGGGTCGCAGGCGCTGCCGCCACGGATCATGGCCTTGACCACCACCACCGGCAGGTTGTGCCTTTCCACCACCAACAGGGTCAGACCGTTGGCTAGCAC
This genomic window from candidate division TA06 bacterium contains:
- a CDS encoding T9SS type A sorting domain-containing protein; protein product: MKKSLFCIVAILFFVTGLNASSSKIADYTYKIEMELIPARPKIGQVINVKWKVSGDKSATNAYASINTFGAPAEIVEIVSPLKGNGTVDNENKGIKFSITKGEVKTFEASIIIHSAPHALLYNKAKSVGFSLGVLSYDKINGKGIGVCADPRKQLYLIDKATGQLGTLSDWDEMVNGPLKLRKIFWKYNHIDGEWLNVPDQSFEITNRQIAANMKTLEPALTDSEALCLHADNIKLIVNAVGDPKATDDERIKILLSKGWLKAQREGSSVKEKWFINFIKSNNGKWDRSSTDPQFFRDDVNNGAIVCNSSGGDGSKLSTTFVGYWKYQDHIYDLDKLQFAYNVKPVKNAEVGIRAYWSGQGAIWVGWGTTGDDGSFTISTELIPSGATSVRAYPILFTWGPDRFSELLKVSDPVSLFSTWRSPRDTTIWFEPRSDSPLANVLAPGGLCDFGICWPETTTSVRHQPKSGAVNIYSTLYEARNFNSPAPDRELRVFWEPGYDSTTHYKWTPEHIFVNGDTAMISAGGSDEWDDDVILHEYGHFLNDYYAYIDQSKFDKIAPVHDWWTNDVIYTTTAYVEGWANYWSSRCRVGSGFDTLIINTLGGLSVLYDQSDYKNIENPWDYRGNSVYTFQPGPFCEGSLSGILWDIYDGFDEIPYPNDSLFADSLSLGTGYIWDIFDNYHAYDTCHSYSIGSFLRGWKNPPAHPAESYEHYDGMESILAHHGVDIPLRPKSLTSTCDSAYPWSSALSWKPGSSGGAKSAPSKSSAVGYNIYRYDSLVTHYYKINANLVTDTNYADNTVQENTTYFYRITAVDSADEESFYSNTSAVRIPHIQFLTKVPYATGYNNNAKLIYDPVNSNMHLIYQGPYVVSTSDYNLFYTNSTDAGHSWAVDTAIGCGRNPVIDLDTSGHPCVAWGGGAGPISFVRKTSPWLPIVLPQVCTISRVSMAIDHTDTAFVCYAGYNLPVNEETDEGEIQLVKFPVVNATVAVVETLALSGKTPMLAIDDSNNVHLVYVAAYEIYYLARIAGVWGTPINLSQSSLVAQHPMINVYGDKLSVTWEENNGGQYDIYNRILIISANTWTTAENISNNTSNSINPVTTMAGYAYWADDSSGTYQIYRKRYIDGAGWPDSTKQRITTDDSLCNYPQATFSQTIDTTKAFVIWTQNEAIPFKVRFDKSVVQPVAKIYIDGGQVLASPFNISRDGYKVFGPASYQSIDYGAEEVAYKFDNLNSNKDYKVSVTYYFENVESNAKGQSNKPIWHEQLKVDKQTVATTKVKAGQPTTVEVLVPRQWYAKDGSIVLTVKNINGKYAMATDVKLYEFSKPTSTEKTDGGTQTAFTAPVTLPLINQLCQNAPNPFGSQPTTIQYAVTKPGNVSLKVYNISGQLVKTLVNESKQPGYYNVSWNGKDEAGKQAASGVYFYRIQANGFDNTKKLVVLK
- a CDS encoding insulinase family protein — protein: MKSKISSVVLSLILIASFGRLQAQTYWKPPRPQKTVLANGLTLLVVERHNLPVVVVKAMIRGGSACDPGELPGLANFTAEILDKGTKIRTAQDIAQMFDWMGAVYENSCDYDASYFSLAFLSRDLGQVLPVFMDLLQNPKVDSAEVERLRNQLLSNIQDDRDQPETIGRQAFDSLLYRGHPYSRPVYGQEAALARIGASDIVSFHGKYFVPNNTVIAVVGDIKPAKISELLKKLTKNWLKAEVPPVIFDQIPKINRPGLQMIHRPISQAYVVLGFLGPKRLDPDYQAARLMNYILGGGGFVSRLFTKIRVQQGLAYDVDSYFSPRLDYGPYAFTVQTKCQTADTALKTMLLEIERIQKEPVSDQELLEAKAYFRGSYPFRYETNEQIAGQILGAELYGLSPDQVIKDLEAIQKVTKEDLLQSAQRLLKPRNYIVAMATDTAITKINIPGLTVEKK